One window of the Pseudomonas lurida genome contains the following:
- a CDS encoding zinc-binding alcohol dehydrogenase family protein yields the protein MKAIAFTEHGLPINDPRSLQDVDIPAPKPGPRDLLVEVEAVAVNPVDTKVRSGTFAKEPKILGWDAAGMVREVGADVTLFKPGDKVYYAGSLIRAGSYSELQVVDERIVGHRPQSLRAAQAAALPLTSITAWELLFDRLGVSEGGGNGDVLLVVGAAGGVGSMLVQLARKLTGMTVIGTASRLETIEWVKRMGAHHVIDHRQPMRAQLQALGLADVSHVASLTHTEEHLPQLIEVLRPQGRLGVIDDPRSLDAMPLKLKSLSLHWELMFTRSLFETPDMINQHHLLNRVARLVDEGILKTTLGANFGAINAANMRSAHALVESNKAHGKVVLEGFV from the coding sequence ATGAAAGCCATTGCCTTTACCGAGCACGGTCTGCCCATCAACGACCCACGCTCTCTGCAAGATGTGGATATCCCCGCGCCCAAGCCTGGCCCCAGGGATTTGTTGGTGGAGGTTGAAGCCGTTGCAGTCAACCCTGTGGATACCAAAGTGCGTTCCGGGACCTTCGCCAAAGAACCAAAAATTCTCGGTTGGGACGCGGCCGGCATGGTGCGTGAAGTGGGGGCTGACGTCACACTGTTCAAACCCGGTGATAAGGTTTACTACGCTGGCTCGCTTATCCGGGCGGGCAGCTACAGTGAACTGCAGGTGGTGGACGAGCGTATTGTCGGACACCGACCGCAGTCTCTGCGGGCTGCGCAGGCGGCGGCATTGCCGCTGACCTCGATTACCGCCTGGGAGTTATTGTTTGATCGTCTTGGCGTCAGCGAAGGCGGCGGCAATGGCGATGTGTTGCTCGTCGTCGGCGCTGCCGGTGGTGTGGGATCAATGCTGGTTCAATTGGCCCGTAAGCTGACGGGCATGACCGTGATTGGTACCGCGTCGCGCCTCGAAACTATCGAGTGGGTCAAGCGCATGGGGGCCCACCATGTTATCGATCATCGCCAGCCGATGAGGGCCCAATTGCAAGCGCTGGGGCTGGCTGATGTCAGTCATGTTGCCAGCCTGACACACACCGAAGAGCATCTTCCGCAATTGATTGAAGTGTTGCGTCCACAGGGGCGCCTAGGGGTGATCGATGATCCTCGCAGTCTCGATGCGATGCCGCTCAAGTTGAAGTCATTGTCCCTGCATTGGGAGTTGATGTTTACGCGCTCACTGTTCGAAACCCCGGACATGATCAACCAACATCACCTGCTTAATCGTGTTGCCCGATTGGTCGACGAAGGCATATTGAAAACCACGCTAGGTGCGAATTTTGGCGCTATTAATGCAGCCAATATGCGTAGCGCCCACGCGTTGGTCGAAAGCA
- a CDS encoding L-dopachrome tautomerase-related protein encodes MSGLRSLSCGLAVAILLAGCVSLPDKAPTLEVALQSRNQIWNAVAHYQDHTYVAGPRWTGGAGAQLSIVDAQGQSEAYPDRAWNAWAPGQEASNAFVNINALRLEGSMLWVVDTGAAEFGGDPIPGGAKLVAIDLDKKRVVRSYPFSSDVAKPGSYVDDVRFQGNHAFVTDAGNAGLIVIDLHSGNAKRVLDGHYSVSAGTDREIILSGKTVNTPNGSPLRVNADPLEVSPDGVWLYYGALQGPWYRVRIADLISSTLTPQQLAVRVLPFADLPPTGGTVMDAGGNLYFSDLAADAIRVRRPDGRIDTLIVDERLHWVDAPFLDLDGSLLLPAAQMDRVGLFNGGSSQVEWPMTVFRLSTR; translated from the coding sequence ATGAGTGGGTTACGATCATTGTCGTGCGGGTTAGCAGTCGCAATTTTACTGGCAGGTTGTGTGAGCTTGCCAGATAAGGCGCCGACTCTTGAGGTTGCGTTGCAAAGTCGAAATCAGATCTGGAATGCCGTGGCTCATTACCAAGATCACACATATGTGGCGGGCCCACGCTGGACGGGGGGGGCGGGAGCGCAGCTTTCCATTGTCGATGCACAAGGACAGAGCGAGGCTTATCCCGATAGGGCTTGGAACGCCTGGGCGCCTGGGCAAGAGGCGAGCAATGCTTTTGTAAACATCAATGCCTTGCGTCTTGAAGGCTCGATGCTGTGGGTGGTGGATACCGGTGCTGCCGAATTTGGAGGCGATCCTATTCCCGGCGGGGCCAAACTCGTTGCGATCGATTTGGACAAAAAACGGGTCGTGCGCAGTTACCCTTTTTCCAGTGATGTCGCAAAGCCAGGGAGCTACGTCGATGATGTCCGGTTTCAGGGCAATCATGCTTTTGTGACGGATGCCGGTAACGCAGGTCTCATTGTCATCGATCTGCATAGTGGTAACGCAAAACGTGTGCTGGATGGGCATTACTCGGTCAGCGCTGGCACGGATAGAGAGATTATCCTCAGCGGTAAGACCGTAAACACGCCTAATGGCTCCCCGTTGCGTGTCAATGCCGATCCGCTGGAGGTCAGCCCTGATGGCGTGTGGTTGTATTACGGCGCGCTGCAGGGCCCTTGGTACAGGGTGCGTATTGCTGACCTGATTTCGTCGACGTTAACGCCCCAGCAACTCGCAGTTCGTGTTTTGCCTTTTGCTGACTTACCACCTACGGGCGGTACGGTGATGGATGCAGGCGGGAATTTATACTTCTCTGACTTGGCTGCTGACGCGATCCGTGTACGTCGACCTGACGGACGTATTGATACCTTGATTGTCGATGAGCGTTTGCATTGGGTAGATGCGCCGTTTCTCGATCTGGACGGTAGCTTGTTGCTGCCCGCTGCACAGATGGACCGTGTCGGCCTATTTAACGGTGGCAGCTCTCAGGTAGAATGGCCGATGACAGTTTTTCGCCTCTCAACTCGCTAG
- a CDS encoding Gfo/Idh/MocA family protein has translation MSKIRIVVAGAGLIGRRHIELIRASSSCELASVIDPLQIDTPYLDSLGVCQYSSLATCFAEDKPDGVILATPNALHVEQTLQCIEVGVAALIEKPVAHNVEEGKRLLAAADATGAKLLVGHHRAYSPILDSAREVIRDDILGDLVAVQGSALFYKPDDYFDSAVWRRQEGGGPILINMIHEIGNLRSLCGEIVAVQAMQSNAARGFPVEDTVCIGLRFESGVLGSFLLSDSAGCARSWEQTSQENKSYPTYEDEDCYVIIGKNGSLSVPTMRLKYYAAPKDRSWWKPFRTGVASINRKDPLEIQLDHFCNVIRGTELPLVSVRDGLRNLIITEAISEAARSGSIIKIDPI, from the coding sequence ATGTCCAAAATCAGAATTGTGGTAGCCGGCGCCGGCCTCATCGGTCGACGCCATATTGAACTCATCCGGGCGAGTTCTTCCTGTGAACTGGCATCAGTTATCGATCCGCTTCAAATTGATACACCCTACTTAGATTCACTTGGGGTCTGCCAATATTCAAGCCTTGCTACCTGCTTCGCCGAGGACAAGCCTGATGGTGTCATCCTCGCCACCCCAAACGCGCTACATGTCGAACAGACCTTGCAATGCATTGAGGTTGGCGTTGCCGCTTTAATCGAGAAACCGGTGGCGCACAACGTTGAGGAAGGCAAGCGGTTACTCGCGGCCGCTGACGCCACCGGCGCTAAGCTGCTCGTCGGGCATCATCGTGCGTACAGCCCAATACTTGACAGTGCTCGCGAGGTCATACGTGACGATATCCTAGGAGATCTCGTTGCTGTGCAGGGGAGCGCTTTGTTCTACAAACCGGATGACTATTTCGATTCTGCTGTATGGCGACGCCAGGAAGGTGGTGGTCCAATCCTGATCAACATGATTCATGAGATCGGCAACCTGCGTTCGCTATGCGGTGAAATTGTTGCTGTTCAGGCGATGCAGTCAAATGCCGCACGTGGATTTCCTGTTGAAGATACCGTGTGTATCGGCCTGCGCTTTGAGAGCGGCGTGCTGGGTTCATTCTTGCTTTCTGACAGCGCCGGGTGCGCCCGCAGTTGGGAACAAACATCACAGGAGAATAAGAGCTATCCCACCTACGAGGATGAAGATTGCTACGTCATCATTGGTAAAAACGGCTCGCTGTCAGTTCCAACAATGCGGCTCAAATACTACGCAGCCCCCAAAGACCGGTCATGGTGGAAACCCTTTCGTACAGGGGTCGCTAGCATTAACCGAAAAGACCCGCTTGAAATCCAACTGGATCACTTCTGCAACGTCATACGAGGTACGGAACTGCCTCTGGTCTCCGTGCGCGACGGACTACGGAATCTCATCATCACCGAAGCAATCTCAGAGGCCGCAAGAAGCGGTTCGATCATCAAAATCGACCCAATTTAA
- a CDS encoding LysR family transcriptional regulator — protein MNNDPFLRDLLLFSVIAKRGSFIAAGTELGISPAHVSKRVLALEEALGCKLFNRTTRRVSITQDGETMLVWAQTIMDNVNGMLETSLGDRIEPRGMLRISTSQRIGRFHIAPVLTLLRKRHPKLEVWLELVDRRTDLIREQFDIDIRVGEVHEQNLIVHKIADSQRILCAAPTYLKERGNPAALNDLQRHDCLLFRGRDQSFGVWRLEGPNGPESVKVTGPMASNHSDIVREWAHEGFGVIMASTWDVAPSISNGKLARILPAYFQPADVSAVTTVRASGSMKIRVCLEFLSAHLSSGPYALRNK, from the coding sequence GTGAACAATGATCCCTTCCTCAGGGATTTGCTTCTGTTCTCCGTTATCGCAAAACGTGGCAGTTTTATCGCCGCGGGGACCGAACTTGGAATTTCTCCCGCTCACGTCAGCAAGCGTGTGTTGGCGCTGGAGGAAGCGCTGGGTTGTAAGCTGTTTAACCGCACGACCAGGCGTGTTTCGATCACCCAAGATGGGGAGACAATGCTCGTTTGGGCGCAAACGATCATGGACAACGTCAATGGGATGCTTGAAACATCACTGGGTGATCGTATCGAACCCAGGGGCATGCTACGTATCAGTACCAGCCAGCGAATCGGGCGATTTCATATCGCCCCAGTGCTTACATTGCTTCGTAAACGCCATCCTAAGCTAGAGGTATGGCTGGAATTGGTTGACCGTCGAACTGATCTCATTCGCGAGCAGTTCGACATCGACATCCGAGTTGGAGAAGTTCACGAACAGAATCTAATTGTCCACAAGATCGCGGATAGTCAGAGGATCCTCTGTGCTGCACCAACTTACCTGAAGGAACGAGGGAATCCAGCAGCCTTGAACGATCTTCAACGCCATGATTGTCTGCTTTTTCGTGGCAGGGATCAGAGCTTTGGCGTATGGCGCTTAGAGGGGCCTAACGGCCCTGAGTCGGTTAAGGTCACAGGGCCGATGGCGTCTAACCACAGCGATATCGTCCGAGAATGGGCGCATGAAGGTTTCGGAGTCATAATGGCATCAACCTGGGACGTTGCTCCGAGCATAAGTAACGGGAAGCTTGCCCGCATTTTGCCTGCTTATTTTCAGCCAGCAGACGTGTCCGCAGTGACCACGGTTCGGGCTTCTGGGTCGATGAAAATAAGGGTATGTCTGGAGTTTCTAAGTGCACACTTAAGCTCAGGGCCTTATGCATTGAGAAATAAATAG
- a CDS encoding YbhB/YbcL family Raf kinase inhibitor-like protein produces MRIRSILPALSMAVTLSGYAADFSLTSRDIADNRPLTSREVFQGFGCEGGNTSPELSWINAPAGTKSYAITVYDPDAPTGSGWWHWTVFNLPASTNSLPRGVGANLPVGAVQGRTDYGQPGFGGVCPPAGDKPHRYEFTVWALKVDKLPLDNQASGALVGYMLNANALAKATITSTYGR; encoded by the coding sequence ATGAGAATCAGATCAATCCTACCTGCACTTTCCATGGCAGTAACACTCAGTGGATACGCTGCCGATTTCTCACTGACGAGCCGGGATATTGCCGATAATCGACCGCTGACCAGTCGTGAAGTGTTCCAAGGCTTCGGCTGCGAAGGTGGCAACACTTCTCCAGAGCTTTCCTGGATAAACGCCCCTGCGGGTACTAAAAGCTACGCGATCACCGTTTACGATCCCGATGCACCAACCGGTAGCGGTTGGTGGCATTGGACGGTGTTTAACCTGCCAGCTTCCACCAATAGCTTGCCAAGAGGAGTGGGGGCGAACCTGCCTGTCGGTGCAGTACAAGGGCGAACCGATTACGGCCAGCCGGGATTTGGCGGAGTATGCCCACCTGCGGGAGATAAACCTCATCGCTATGAATTCACTGTATGGGCATTAAAAGTCGATAAGCTACCGCTCGACAACCAGGCAAGCGGAGCCTTGGTGGGTTATATGCTCAACGCCAACGCCTTGGCCAAAGCGACCATTACTTCAACTTACGGACGTTAA
- a CDS encoding helix-turn-helix transcriptional regulator: MRPCDGIQHRENIIDACVIRARHPLTLPRVPVFVTTLCRVQQGEKLLQWDDREMRAGPHHLILMPAGRELGISNIPGPHGHYIADAVTFPVSTLRNFSTRYGQQIISRRDVLKTDLCVPLDRHTTQAWEQLLAAINGNAPQALCTHYGEAVLLSLCLGGQVGPLLMGRNDPLCERVQQLIMASPERNWTVASIAQHMNLGESTLRRQLAKEGNSFRNILESVRLSTALQRLQTTSRPIGEIAGACGYASASRFAVRFRLHYGLSPRELRAAI, translated from the coding sequence ATGCGCCCTTGTGACGGCATACAGCACCGCGAAAATATTATCGATGCATGTGTCATACGGGCGCGACACCCCCTTACTTTGCCAAGGGTTCCGGTGTTCGTGACCACCTTATGTCGAGTGCAACAAGGGGAAAAATTATTGCAATGGGATGATCGTGAGATGCGCGCAGGGCCTCATCATCTGATTCTGATGCCGGCCGGGCGCGAGCTTGGTATCTCCAACATCCCAGGCCCTCACGGTCACTACATCGCCGATGCGGTGACCTTCCCCGTCTCGACATTGCGTAACTTCAGCACCCGATATGGCCAGCAGATTATAAGCCGTCGCGATGTACTGAAGACCGACCTATGCGTTCCTTTGGACAGGCACACAACGCAGGCATGGGAGCAGTTGTTGGCCGCCATCAATGGGAATGCCCCCCAGGCACTATGCACACATTATGGGGAAGCTGTTCTTCTGAGCCTATGCCTTGGCGGCCAGGTCGGACCTCTGCTGATGGGACGCAACGATCCACTGTGTGAACGTGTGCAGCAACTGATAATGGCCAGCCCGGAAAGAAACTGGACGGTTGCAAGCATCGCACAACACATGAATCTGGGTGAGTCGACTTTGCGGCGCCAACTGGCGAAAGAGGGTAATAGTTTCAGGAATATTTTGGAGAGCGTTCGACTGTCGACAGCATTGCAACGATTGCAAACAACTTCTCGCCCGATCGGTGAAATCGCCGGTGCGTGCGGTTACGCCTCGGCCTCACGTTTTGCTGTTCGCTTTCGCCTACACTATGGCCTGTCACCACGTGAATTGCGGGCAGCGATATGA
- a CDS encoding autotransporter family protein, translating into MFDTLNPYYLMLGKDFMFVFKKLMSSRHWIAVPMSLFAVSGWAATDVVSTSVAQTGKYVLSDGLTITPTGIFTITSPKAAMLQGSGPLTIDGGVLTGVGNANGFITGGEFKVINGGKANFATLGLGLKNAESQSTLISGAGSNVRASRLHVGGDGDTSVVVSNGGRLAVGTTNIGGKVGLSNAGKSAISIGAAEGDKAQAAGTFLTNSLMFTSVNSALVFNHTSNNYIFSAPISSDPNGITNGVGGRWGTIKVLAGTTTLTGDNSQFGGAVLVKGGVLRAGRASAFGSSSVDVQKNGTLDLAGFDQKLASLDNAGIVSLVGAKPGTALTINGKYVGNNGLLRVGLNTKGTSDRLILDGPTASASGKTIVQVANPDALGAATSGDGLEVVTAKNGATTTAQTTKDAFSLDGGTIDAGAYEYGLFAGDAKGGGENWYVRSQGYRAEVALYSALPNQLRQSNLAMLGDYRKRIGDEASNASGDGDRRLWTRVISSEVDISQGGGASARSNSHINGFQLGSDLLAYSNWRAGVYIGQLEGSSSVKGAVGGINNLKAGKNTLRSQYFGAYGTYTTDSGLYVDTVIQSGNHNYTVESLRNHAKGKGSSLLGSVEVGKSFQLGAGSWSVEPQLQIIHQRLDMQDSKITRAQVKLKTDNDWIARAGLRLKGQFETSLGAVQPYAQVNAYATSNGADVARFINSSSTTDVSTSTGGKSVELATGVSLELTPTIGVYSEIGKLWTAGGNTDVSNSVSGTLGLRMKW; encoded by the coding sequence ATGTTCGATACTTTAAACCCTTACTACTTAATGCTGGGTAAAGATTTTATGTTTGTATTTAAAAAGCTAATGTCTTCGCGTCATTGGATTGCGGTTCCCATGTCTTTGTTTGCCGTTTCAGGGTGGGCTGCTACTGATGTTGTGTCGACGTCTGTAGCACAAACTGGTAAATACGTTCTCTCTGATGGATTGACAATTACGCCAACAGGTATTTTTACGATAACTTCGCCTAAGGCCGCTATGCTCCAGGGTTCGGGGCCGCTTACGATAGATGGTGGTGTTCTCACTGGTGTAGGTAATGCCAACGGGTTTATAACCGGTGGGGAATTTAAAGTTATCAATGGTGGTAAAGCAAATTTTGCAACTCTTGGCTTGGGCCTCAAGAACGCCGAATCTCAGTCGACTTTAATTAGCGGAGCCGGAAGTAACGTGCGTGCATCACGGTTGCATGTTGGGGGGGATGGAGACACTTCAGTTGTGGTTTCTAATGGTGGTAGATTGGCTGTTGGCACAACAAACATAGGAGGGAAAGTCGGTCTGAGCAATGCAGGAAAGTCTGCTATAAGTATTGGAGCTGCGGAAGGGGACAAGGCGCAGGCTGCGGGCACGTTTTTAACAAACAGTCTGATGTTTACCTCCGTGAATAGCGCTTTAGTATTCAACCATACGTCGAATAATTATATTTTTTCCGCACCTATCAGCAGCGACCCCAACGGTATCACAAATGGTGTAGGCGGTCGGTGGGGGACGATCAAGGTTTTAGCTGGTACTACGACACTGACTGGCGATAATTCGCAGTTCGGTGGTGCCGTTCTTGTTAAGGGGGGCGTGCTGCGTGCAGGGCGTGCCAGTGCCTTTGGATCTTCATCGGTTGATGTCCAAAAAAATGGCACACTTGATCTGGCGGGTTTTGATCAAAAACTAGCCTCTCTTGATAATGCCGGCATTGTTTCATTGGTTGGGGCGAAACCTGGAACGGCGCTTACTATTAATGGTAAATACGTCGGCAACAATGGTCTTCTGCGTGTAGGTTTGAATACTAAGGGAACTTCCGATCGACTGATTTTGGACGGTCCAACTGCTTCGGCCAGCGGAAAAACTATTGTGCAGGTTGCAAACCCCGATGCTTTGGGCGCTGCGACCAGCGGCGATGGTCTTGAGGTTGTTACTGCAAAAAATGGTGCCACCACCACAGCTCAAACCACTAAAGACGCGTTTTCGCTTGACGGAGGGACGATTGACGCGGGTGCTTATGAGTATGGCCTTTTTGCTGGAGACGCAAAGGGGGGCGGTGAGAACTGGTATGTGCGATCGCAAGGTTACCGTGCAGAGGTAGCACTCTATTCGGCGCTACCCAATCAGTTGCGCCAAAGCAATCTGGCCATGCTGGGCGACTACCGTAAGCGCATAGGCGACGAAGCGTCGAATGCGTCGGGTGACGGAGATCGCCGTCTTTGGACGCGAGTTATTTCATCTGAAGTTGACATTTCGCAAGGCGGCGGAGCTTCAGCTCGTAGCAATAGCCACATTAATGGGTTCCAGCTGGGCAGCGATCTTCTAGCATATTCAAACTGGCGTGCAGGTGTTTACATAGGTCAACTGGAAGGTAGTTCGAGCGTAAAGGGGGCCGTGGGTGGTATCAATAATCTGAAAGCGGGCAAGAATACCCTTCGCAGCCAGTACTTCGGGGCGTATGGTACATACACTACTGATAGCGGCCTTTATGTTGATACGGTTATTCAGTCGGGCAATCATAATTACACCGTTGAATCTCTCCGAAATCATGCGAAAGGTAAAGGCAGTAGCTTGTTGGGGTCCGTTGAGGTTGGTAAATCTTTTCAGTTGGGGGCGGGCTCGTGGAGTGTAGAGCCTCAGCTTCAGATCATTCATCAACGCTTGGATATGCAAGATTCAAAAATCACGCGCGCCCAAGTGAAATTGAAAACCGATAACGACTGGATTGCGCGTGCAGGGTTACGCTTGAAAGGCCAATTTGAAACTTCCCTCGGTGCAGTGCAGCCTTATGCTCAGGTTAATGCCTACGCGACTTCAAACGGTGCTGATGTGGCACGTTTTATAAATAGTTCGAGTACAACGGACGTTTCAACGTCTACTGGCGGAAAAAGTGTTGAGCTCGCAACTGGCGTTAGTTTGGAGTTGACCCCAACGATTGGTGTGTATAGTGAAATTGGTAAGTTATGGACCGCGGGTGGTAACACTGACGTATCTAACTCGGTTAGTGGTACCCTTGGGCTTCGTATGAAGTGGTAA
- the tnpB gene encoding IS66 family insertion sequence element accessory protein TnpB (TnpB, as the term is used for proteins encoded by IS66 family insertion elements, is considered an accessory protein, since TnpC, encoded by a neighboring gene, is a DDE family transposase.), protein MDAVWLATEPMDMRAGTETALARVIAVFGAAKPHCAYLFANRRANRMKVLVHDGVGIWLAVRRLNQGKFHWPGIRQGSQVELDNEQLQALVLGLPWQRVGAGGLITVL, encoded by the coding sequence ATCGATGCGGTCTGGCTCGCCACCGAACCGATGGACATGCGCGCCGGCACCGAAACGGCGTTAGCCCGGGTCATTGCCGTGTTCGGCGCGGCGAAGCCGCACTGCGCTTATCTGTTCGCCAATCGCCGCGCCAATCGGATGAAAGTTCTGGTGCATGACGGCGTGGGTATCTGGCTAGCGGTGCGACGATTGAATCAAGGCAAGTTTCACTGGCCCGGCATTCGGCAAGGATCGCAGGTCGAACTCGATAACGAGCAACTTCAGGCTTTGGTACTGGGCTTACCATGGCAACGGGTCGGTGCTGGCGGCTTGATCACAGTCTTGTAA